A genomic region of Exiguobacterium sp. Helios contains the following coding sequences:
- the mutM gene encoding DNA-formamidopyrimidine glycosylase, whose protein sequence is MPELPEVETVRRSLERTVSGKTISSVKVFHPKMIRGMEVAPFVDALKQERIERVERRGKFLLFTFERFYLVSHLRMEGKYFPYPQAIEKDKHTHVIFRFTDGSELHYNDVRKFGTMELREKETAMSVPPLAQLEREPFDPTFTAEVLAENLIRKKRSPIKTALLDQSIFLGLGNIYVDETLFAARVHPLTKSGALTLDDISRIHVAGVDVLGKAVEGGGSTIRSYVSPTGKGEFQLQLAVYGQTGSPCPRCGTAIEKIKVGGRGTHFCPTCQQVAL, encoded by the coding sequence TTGCCTGAATTACCTGAAGTCGAGACCGTCAGACGAAGCTTGGAACGGACGGTCTCCGGAAAAACGATTTCTTCCGTCAAAGTATTTCATCCGAAGATGATTCGGGGAATGGAAGTCGCACCGTTCGTTGATGCATTGAAGCAAGAGCGAATCGAACGGGTCGAGCGTCGGGGGAAATTTTTACTGTTTACGTTTGAAAGATTTTATCTCGTCAGTCATTTGCGGATGGAAGGGAAGTATTTCCCTTATCCGCAGGCGATTGAGAAGGATAAGCATACACATGTCATCTTCCGCTTTACAGACGGTTCGGAACTGCATTACAACGATGTCCGGAAATTCGGCACGATGGAGCTGCGCGAGAAAGAGACCGCGATGTCGGTCCCGCCACTGGCCCAACTCGAACGGGAACCGTTTGATCCGACGTTTACGGCAGAAGTCCTGGCTGAAAACCTGATCCGGAAAAAGCGGAGCCCGATTAAAACCGCGCTACTCGATCAATCGATTTTTTTAGGACTGGGGAACATTTATGTCGATGAGACGTTGTTTGCTGCCCGGGTCCATCCGTTAACGAAATCAGGGGCTTTGACGTTAGATGACATCTCACGGATTCATGTTGCCGGTGTGGATGTGTTAGGGAAAGCCGTTGAAGGCGGCGGGAGCACGATTCGGAGTTATGTGTCTCCGACCGGAAAAGGTGAATTCCAATTACAGCTTGCTGTGTACGGACAAACCGGTTCACCTTGTCCGAGGTGCGGGACAGCAATCGAGAAAATCAAAGTAGGTGGACGAGGGACGCACTTCTGTCCGACATGCCAACAGGTGGCTTTATGA
- a CDS encoding glyceraldehyde-3-phosphate dehydrogenase: MGVKVAVNGFGRIGRMVFRRLIAEGKSEVVAINASYPVETLAHLIKYDTVHGKFAYPVDIIDGALMVNGRQIQIVSERDPEQLPWGQLGIDIVVEATGKFNSKTGAEKHLTAGAKKVVITAPAKGDLRTIVMGVNDEMYDHETDAIVSNASCTTNCLAPVVQVIDRAFGIESGLVTTIHAFTNDQNNIDNPHKDLRRARACGSSIIPTSTGAAKAISLVLPHLEGKLNGLALRVPTPNVSLVDLVVEVSRDTTVAEVNEAFVKAADGALDGILGLTMEPLVSIDFNGEEKSTVVDGLSTMVMGGRQVKVLAWYDNEWGYSCRVVDLVHLVGAHIEASGNEQKQLELK, translated from the coding sequence ATGGGAGTCAAGGTGGCAGTTAACGGTTTTGGTCGAATTGGTCGAATGGTATTCCGGCGTCTAATCGCTGAGGGGAAAAGTGAGGTTGTCGCCATTAATGCAAGTTATCCGGTGGAAACATTGGCACATCTCATCAAATATGACACGGTTCACGGGAAATTTGCTTATCCAGTCGACATCATTGATGGGGCATTGATGGTGAATGGACGACAAATTCAAATCGTCAGCGAGCGCGACCCGGAACAGTTGCCGTGGGGGCAACTGGGCATCGATATCGTCGTTGAGGCAACCGGGAAGTTTAATTCAAAAACAGGTGCTGAAAAACATTTGACGGCCGGAGCTAAAAAAGTCGTCATCACGGCGCCAGCCAAAGGGGATTTACGTACGATCGTCATGGGGGTCAATGACGAGATGTATGATCACGAGACGGATGCGATCGTCTCGAACGCTTCGTGCACGACGAACTGTCTCGCACCTGTCGTTCAAGTCATCGACCGGGCGTTCGGGATTGAATCGGGTCTTGTGACGACGATTCATGCCTTTACGAATGATCAAAATAATATCGATAATCCGCATAAGGATTTACGACGGGCACGGGCTTGCGGATCATCGATCATTCCGACTTCGACCGGAGCAGCCAAAGCGATTTCACTCGTTTTACCGCACCTCGAAGGAAAACTCAACGGACTGGCACTCCGTGTTCCGACACCAAACGTCTCACTGGTCGATCTGGTGGTGGAAGTCAGCCGCGATACGACAGTCGCTGAAGTCAATGAGGCATTCGTGAAGGCAGCGGACGGAGCGCTCGACGGAATACTCGGTCTGACGATGGAACCACTCGTTTCGATCGACTTCAACGGAGAAGAGAAGTCAACAGTCGTCGACGGTCTGTCGACGATGGTCATGGGGGGACGACAGGTCAAAGTCCTCGCTTGGTATGACAATGAGTGGGGATACTCATGTCGTGTCGTCGATCTCGTTCATCTGGTTGGTGCACATATCGAGGCAAGCGGAAACGAACAAAAACAACTGGAGTTAAAATAA
- the dnaI gene encoding primosomal protein DnaI, translating to MEHIQSSIEKILNRPDVAESVRAIHQRVLSHPGVIMFLRTHPEIDQRTIERGMLKLNEYAEQMHGNQIIEKKAVIEGYQPVLHLEKGQIMVAYEKTQALRDRENERALEKKFKSLFLPDEVRDANFSDFDLTTTDRKLALRAASQFLNTVRSKQQVKGLYLHGSFGVGKTYLLAAIGNALKKERVATILVHAPGFVSEAKRRIRSDSFDTFLESFQTVPVLLIDDIGAESISPWVRDELFGIILQYRMMHRLPTLFSSNLSYDELELHFGITNDQGDKLKAMRLMERIRTTTNPVEFLGENRRRY from the coding sequence ATGGAACATATCCAATCATCGATTGAAAAGATTTTAAACCGGCCGGACGTGGCAGAATCGGTTCGAGCCATTCATCAGCGTGTCTTGTCACATCCGGGAGTTATCATGTTTTTACGGACGCACCCGGAAATTGATCAACGGACGATTGAACGGGGCATGCTGAAACTAAACGAGTATGCTGAACAGATGCACGGGAATCAAATCATTGAAAAGAAGGCCGTCATCGAAGGGTATCAACCTGTCCTGCATTTAGAAAAAGGTCAGATCATGGTTGCTTATGAAAAAACCCAGGCGTTACGCGACCGTGAAAACGAGCGGGCTCTCGAAAAGAAATTTAAAAGTCTGTTCTTACCGGATGAAGTCCGGGATGCGAACTTCAGTGACTTTGATTTGACGACGACGGACCGGAAGCTCGCTTTGCGTGCAGCTTCACAGTTTTTAAATACAGTCCGTTCAAAACAACAAGTCAAAGGATTGTACCTGCACGGCAGTTTTGGTGTCGGGAAAACGTATTTGCTTGCTGCAATCGGGAATGCATTAAAAAAGGAACGGGTTGCGACAATTTTGGTTCATGCACCCGGTTTCGTCTCGGAAGCGAAGCGGCGGATCCGGTCGGACAGTTTCGATACGTTTTTGGAAAGTTTTCAGACTGTACCGGTTTTGTTGATTGACGACATCGGAGCGGAGTCAATCAGTCCGTGGGTCCGCGATGAATTATTCGGAATCATCCTGCAATACCGCATGATGCACCGTCTGCCGACCCTGTTCAGTTCCAACCTGTCGTATGACGAACTGGAGTTGCATTTCGGGATTACGAATGACCAGGGAGATAAACTAAAAGCGATGCGTCTGATGGAACGGATCCGGACGACGACGAATCCGGTCGAGTTTTTAGGCGAAAACCGACGGCGCTATTAA
- a CDS encoding replication initiation and membrane attachment family protein, translating into MMERELSGTDLCLIMSNGVVDREAYQSLYYLYQPIIGVKALGLYQTFWSEMIPGKTKSQYISHAELGTLLGFSVDEFKEELFKLEGIGLIRTFEAKQAAYRYVYQIRVPLAPNTFLNDGVLSSLLFYRVGEIRFRALQNRFRTDPLPKNVVDRTVRFDQVFDVKAGLASAHQPKSYAKQERAAYEFDYSFDLEEMKRQTDRFLPRSFYTKSIDHLLLKLAYVTQSNEALMAELLNARFRHEAYLPMTDSEKQERCKQMMLSAKQKLSREKKAKVAVLEEVEVGELSETETMEGTHPKHYVAKLRKVKALSERDEELIQQLIIDYEMSSGIVNAAYYYALVIKKDNRFSKNFLLSIVDDWKQKGYVTAAEALAKTKEQDELISKKQDQKQERSRQTVGGRRGRSNATGPNPKWLQEEKEKQQQYEATKKASFEAEVPDDEEMERILRELKGK; encoded by the coding sequence ATGATGGAACGTGAATTGTCAGGGACCGATCTCTGCTTGATCATGAGTAATGGTGTCGTCGACCGGGAAGCATATCAGTCCCTCTACTATCTGTATCAACCAATTATCGGTGTGAAAGCGCTTGGTCTGTACCAAACGTTTTGGAGCGAGATGATTCCCGGTAAGACGAAATCGCAATACATCTCGCATGCAGAACTCGGCACGCTGCTCGGATTTTCAGTCGATGAATTCAAAGAAGAACTGTTTAAGCTCGAGGGGATTGGTTTGATCCGGACCTTTGAAGCGAAACAGGCCGCTTACCGTTATGTCTATCAAATCCGTGTCCCGTTAGCACCAAACACATTTTTAAACGATGGGGTGCTGTCGAGCTTACTGTTCTACCGCGTCGGCGAAATTCGTTTCCGTGCTTTACAAAATCGTTTCCGGACTGATCCGCTACCGAAAAACGTCGTCGACCGGACTGTCCGGTTTGATCAAGTATTTGACGTCAAGGCAGGACTCGCCTCTGCGCATCAGCCGAAATCCTATGCGAAACAGGAACGGGCAGCTTACGAATTTGATTATTCGTTTGACCTTGAAGAAATGAAACGCCAAACCGATCGCTTCTTGCCACGCAGTTTTTATACGAAATCGATTGACCATCTGTTGTTGAAACTGGCGTACGTCACACAATCGAACGAAGCCCTCATGGCAGAACTCCTGAACGCCCGTTTCCGTCATGAAGCGTACTTGCCGATGACGGACAGTGAGAAGCAAGAACGGTGTAAACAGATGATGCTGTCGGCGAAGCAGAAACTCAGCCGGGAAAAGAAAGCCAAGGTTGCCGTTCTCGAAGAAGTAGAGGTCGGGGAGCTGAGCGAAACGGAGACGATGGAAGGAACGCATCCGAAGCATTACGTTGCGAAACTAAGAAAAGTCAAAGCACTGTCGGAGCGTGATGAAGAGTTGATTCAGCAATTGATCATCGACTATGAGATGTCGTCCGGAATCGTCAACGCAGCCTATTATTATGCGTTAGTCATTAAAAAGGATAACCGTTTCAGTAAGAACTTCCTTCTCTCGATCGTGGATGACTGGAAACAAAAAGGATACGTCACGGCAGCCGAAGCATTGGCGAAAACGAAAGAACAGGACGAATTGATTTCGAAAAAGCAGGATCAGAAACAAGAGCGTTCACGGCAAACGGTCGGTGGACGAAGAGGTCGTTCCAATGCGACCGGGCCGAATCCGAAATGGTTGCAGGAAGAAAAAGAAAAACAACAGCAATATGAAGCGACGAAAAAAGCCAGTTTTGAAGCTGAGGTGCCAGATGATGAAGAAATGGAACGGATTCTGCGGGAACTCAAAGGCAAATAA
- the nrdR gene encoding transcriptional regulator NrdR has translation MRCPACNYNGTKVLDSRPVQDFGSIRRRRECESCGYRFTTFEMVEQTPLIIVKKDGTRDEFNRDKILRGLVRACEKRPISIEQLETVVSRVEKTLRATAQHEIPSEQVGRLVLNELASVDEVAYVRFASVYKQFKDINVFFQELSELMERHQDTERENQT, from the coding sequence ATGCGTTGTCCAGCCTGCAACTATAACGGGACAAAAGTATTAGATTCGAGACCCGTGCAAGATTTTGGTTCGATTCGCAGACGGCGGGAATGTGAATCATGTGGCTATCGCTTTACGACATTTGAGATGGTAGAACAAACGCCTCTCATCATCGTCAAAAAAGATGGAACACGTGACGAATTCAATCGGGACAAAATCTTGCGTGGATTAGTCCGAGCATGTGAAAAACGCCCGATTTCCATTGAACAACTGGAAACAGTCGTCAGCCGGGTTGAAAAAACACTACGAGCAACGGCACAACATGAAATTCCGAGCGAACAGGTCGGACGACTCGTGCTGAATGAACTCGCTTCTGTCGATGAAGTAGCGTATGTCCGGTTTGCCAGTGTCTATAAGCAATTTAAAGACATCAATGTCTTTTTCCAGGAATTATCCGAATTGATGGAACGTCATCAAGACACTGAACGGGAAAATCAAACCTAA
- the thrS gene encoding threonine--tRNA ligase, which translates to MSNIALTFPDGAVKEFTAGTTAEEVAASISPGLRKKAFAAKLNGQVIDYRRPIEQDGSIELVMPDSEEGLDLIRHSSAHLMAQAIKRLYPDETIHLGIGPTIENGFYYDIDMERRLTEEDLPEIEKMMNKIAGENLPIEREVVSRDEALAVYQELNDPLKIELIESIPADQDLTFYRQGEFFDLCRGPHVPATAKLQVFKLMSIAGAYWRGDSKNKMLQRIYGTAWANKDQLKQHLHFLAEAKERDHRKLGKELDLFFTSQDVGQGLPMWLPKGAAIRRTVERYIVDKELELGYEHVYTPVLGSVELYKTSGHWDHYQDDMFPKMEMDNEELVLRPMNCPHHMMIYKNEPRSYRDLPLRVAELGGMHRYEMSGALTGLQRVRYMVLNDGHTFVRPDQMKEEFKAIVHLIQEVYADFGITDYKFRLSYRDPADKEKYFDNDAIWEMAQRELKETMDELELPYFEAEGEAAFYGPKLDVQVRTALGKDETLSTVQLDFLLPERFELTYKGNDGQDHRPVVLHRGVVSTMERFVAYLIEEYKGAFPTWLAPVQVKLIPVSSVHEDYAREIKTMLLKKGIRVETDFRDEKLGYRIREAQVNKVPVMLVLGDKEIEAREVNIRRYGSKDSSNASLEQFVSDLEQEIANRSK; encoded by the coding sequence ATGTCAAACATTGCTCTTACATTTCCAGATGGTGCAGTAAAGGAATTTACAGCCGGAACGACAGCTGAAGAAGTCGCCGCTTCAATCAGCCCGGGATTACGGAAAAAAGCGTTTGCCGCAAAATTAAACGGACAAGTCATCGATTACCGTCGTCCGATTGAGCAAGATGGTTCGATTGAACTCGTCATGCCGGATTCGGAAGAAGGACTGGATTTAATCCGTCACTCATCTGCTCACTTAATGGCACAAGCAATTAAACGCCTGTACCCGGACGAAACGATCCATCTCGGAATCGGACCGACGATCGAAAACGGGTTTTACTACGACATCGATATGGAGCGCCGCCTGACAGAGGAAGACCTGCCGGAAATCGAAAAGATGATGAATAAGATTGCCGGTGAAAACTTACCGATTGAGCGGGAAGTCGTTTCACGCGATGAAGCATTAGCTGTTTATCAGGAATTAAATGATCCGCTTAAAATCGAATTGATTGAATCGATTCCTGCCGATCAGGATTTAACGTTCTATCGTCAAGGCGAGTTCTTCGACTTATGCCGCGGACCACATGTGCCGGCGACGGCTAAGTTACAAGTCTTCAAATTGATGAGCATCGCCGGTGCTTACTGGCGTGGGGATTCGAAAAATAAGATGTTGCAACGGATTTACGGAACAGCATGGGCAAACAAAGACCAACTGAAACAACACCTTCATTTCTTGGCGGAAGCGAAAGAACGCGATCACCGAAAACTCGGCAAAGAACTCGACTTGTTCTTCACATCTCAAGATGTCGGACAAGGATTACCGATGTGGTTACCAAAAGGGGCGGCCATCCGCCGGACGGTCGAGCGTTATATCGTCGATAAAGAACTTGAACTCGGATACGAGCACGTCTATACGCCGGTTCTTGGTTCGGTTGAATTGTACAAAACATCAGGACACTGGGATCACTATCAAGATGATATGTTTCCGAAAATGGAGATGGATAATGAAGAGTTGGTTCTCCGTCCGATGAACTGTCCGCACCATATGATGATTTATAAAAATGAACCGCGGTCGTACCGTGACTTACCGCTCCGCGTTGCAGAACTCGGCGGTATGCACCGGTATGAGATGTCGGGTGCGTTAACAGGTCTTCAGCGTGTCCGTTACATGGTTCTCAATGATGGACATACGTTTGTTCGTCCGGACCAAATGAAGGAAGAGTTCAAAGCAATCGTCCACTTGATTCAGGAAGTATATGCCGACTTCGGCATCACAGACTACAAGTTCCGTCTGTCGTACCGTGATCCGGCCGATAAAGAAAAATACTTCGACAACGATGCGATTTGGGAAATGGCGCAGCGTGAGTTAAAAGAAACGATGGATGAGCTCGAACTGCCGTACTTCGAAGCAGAGGGCGAAGCCGCATTCTACGGACCGAAGCTTGACGTGCAGGTCCGCACAGCGCTCGGTAAAGATGAAACGCTGTCGACCGTCCAACTCGACTTCCTCTTGCCTGAACGCTTTGAGCTGACGTATAAAGGAAACGACGGACAAGATCATCGTCCTGTCGTCTTACACCGTGGTGTTGTCTCGACGATGGAACGATTCGTAGCGTACTTGATTGAAGAGTACAAAGGAGCGTTCCCGACGTGGCTCGCACCCGTTCAAGTCAAATTGATCCCGGTCTCAAGCGTACATGAAGACTACGCACGTGAAATCAAAACGATGCTCTTGAAAAAAGGGATTCGTGTCGAGACAGATTTCCGGGATGAAAAACTCGGTTACCGGATTCGGGAAGCGCAAGTCAACAAAGTACCGGTCATGCTCGTTCTGGGTGATAAAGAAATCGAAGCGCGTGAAGTCAATATCCGCCGTTACGGTTCAAAAGATTCAAGCAACGCATCACTGGAACAGTTCGTCAGTGATTTGGAACAAGAAATCGCAAACCGTTCAAAATAA
- the speD gene encoding adenosylmethionine decarboxylase has translation MDTMGRHIIAELWDCNPEKLNDMEFVERLFVDAALQAGAEVREVAFHKFAPHGVSGVVIISESHLTIHSFPEHGYASVDVFTCGDRIDPAIAAHYIADGLDAKIRENVEIPRGMGPVEVPAAKVQHVN, from the coding sequence ATGGATACTATGGGAAGACACATTATTGCAGAACTTTGGGATTGTAATCCTGAAAAATTGAACGACATGGAATTTGTAGAACGACTTTTTGTTGATGCAGCACTTCAAGCAGGTGCGGAAGTACGCGAAGTCGCATTCCATAAGTTTGCTCCACACGGCGTCAGCGGCGTCGTTATTATTTCTGAATCGCATTTAACGATTCACAGTTTCCCAGAGCATGGTTATGCATCTGTTGATGTATTTACATGTGGCGATCGAATCGATCCGGCCATCGCAGCGCATTATATCGCTGACGGACTCGATGCGAAAATCCGTGAAAATGTCGAAATTCCACGTGGTATGGGACCTGTTGAAGTTCCGGCTGCTAAGGTTCAGCACGTTAACTGA
- the polA gene encoding DNA polymerase I yields the protein MMENKLLLIDGNSLTYRAFFALPPMTDAQGRNTNAAYGFTMMLLKLLEEEQPTHMLVAFDASSETFRHDVYQEYKGSREKTPSELREQFPIVRDICEALGIQMMELHRYEADDLIGTLAQTMPADRIRIVTGDKDLLQLVTDQVEVLITKRGITDVLCMTEELFAETYGGLKPIQMIDLKGLMGDKSDNIPGVPGIGEKTAVKLISAYGSVEGLYEHVEDLKGKQKEKVIANEELARLSKELATIKLDVPLDVTLDDLQISDVDTQVPYSLFQSLGFKSLTNRFAPVVEEADKEQLNVQTITSFPTDVTDAVLVVEQLREDYMEEEIIGFGIATPNQIYVASLELVHDPAFRDWIESEHQKICLDAKQVAFALRKHGLKLTAFDDLLLAGYLLNLSGGTTLASIAGHYMLMAPNEESVLGKGAKRLTPADEVLHPYLAEKARMIELLFPKVKEELKANQQFELYETLERPLSGVLAEMEWTGIRVDVATLQEMQTDLGGRLHDLEQLIYGEVGEEFNINSPKQLGVILFEKLELPAFKKTKTGYSTAADVLEKLRPLHPVIDHIMLYRELQKLQSTYVEGLQKVIKEDGKIHTRFAQTIAQTGRLSSVNPNLQNIPVRIEEGRKIRKAFVPSESGWSLYAADYSQIELRVMAHMSEDKTLVQAFLDDADIHTQTASSVFGVAPNDVTGNMRRQAKAVNFGIIYGISDYGLSQNLNISRKEAQDFIDRYFELFPQIKLFMDAAIEKARMNGFVETLMNRRRNIPDINSKNFNLRGFAERTAINTPIQGSAADIIKKAMLDVHAALEASPLQARLLLQVHDELIFEAPDEELDALKTLVKQAMEQTVHLSVPLRVDGDAGHSWYETK from the coding sequence ATGATGGAAAACAAACTTTTATTGATTGATGGAAATTCACTGACGTATCGAGCTTTTTTTGCGTTACCACCGATGACGGATGCGCAAGGACGCAATACGAATGCAGCTTACGGTTTTACGATGATGTTGTTGAAATTACTTGAAGAGGAACAACCGACACACATGCTCGTCGCATTTGATGCATCAAGCGAAACGTTCCGGCATGACGTGTACCAAGAATATAAAGGCAGTCGTGAAAAGACGCCTTCAGAGCTCCGGGAACAGTTTCCGATTGTCCGGGACATCTGTGAAGCGTTAGGCATTCAAATGATGGAACTTCACCGCTACGAAGCGGATGACTTGATTGGGACATTGGCACAAACGATGCCGGCTGATCGCATCCGAATCGTGACGGGAGATAAGGATTTACTTCAACTCGTGACGGATCAGGTCGAAGTGTTGATTACGAAGCGTGGTATCACAGACGTTCTGTGTATGACAGAAGAATTATTTGCTGAAACTTACGGCGGATTAAAGCCGATTCAGATGATTGATCTGAAAGGTTTGATGGGCGATAAATCCGATAATATTCCAGGAGTTCCGGGAATCGGTGAAAAAACAGCCGTCAAATTGATTTCTGCTTATGGATCAGTCGAAGGTCTGTACGAACATGTCGAAGACTTAAAAGGGAAACAAAAAGAAAAAGTCATCGCGAATGAAGAATTGGCACGGTTGTCAAAAGAACTCGCGACAATCAAGCTGGACGTTCCGCTTGATGTCACACTCGATGACTTACAGATCAGTGACGTCGATACACAAGTACCGTATTCATTGTTCCAATCACTTGGCTTTAAATCCTTAACGAACCGGTTTGCTCCCGTCGTTGAAGAAGCGGATAAAGAACAGTTAAACGTCCAAACGATTACTTCTTTCCCGACAGATGTTACAGATGCTGTGTTGGTCGTTGAACAACTGCGTGAAGATTACATGGAAGAAGAGATCATTGGATTTGGTATCGCGACACCGAATCAAATTTATGTCGCGTCCTTGGAACTTGTCCATGATCCGGCCTTCCGTGATTGGATTGAATCAGAACATCAAAAAATTTGCCTCGATGCGAAGCAGGTCGCGTTCGCTTTACGTAAACACGGGCTGAAATTAACGGCATTCGATGACTTGTTGCTCGCCGGTTATTTATTAAACTTGAGCGGAGGAACGACCCTGGCGTCGATTGCCGGACATTATATGCTGATGGCACCGAATGAAGAGTCTGTCTTAGGAAAAGGCGCAAAACGTCTTACTCCGGCAGACGAGGTGTTGCATCCTTACTTGGCGGAAAAAGCCCGCATGATTGAACTGTTATTCCCGAAAGTCAAAGAAGAACTGAAGGCAAACCAACAGTTTGAGTTATATGAGACACTGGAACGTCCATTATCCGGCGTATTGGCTGAAATGGAATGGACCGGAATTCGCGTCGACGTGGCAACACTTCAGGAGATGCAAACCGATTTGGGAGGACGTCTACACGATTTGGAACAATTGATTTACGGGGAAGTCGGGGAAGAGTTCAATATCAATTCGCCGAAACAGCTCGGCGTCATCCTGTTCGAAAAACTTGAATTACCTGCCTTCAAGAAAACGAAGACCGGTTATTCAACAGCGGCCGACGTACTAGAAAAACTTCGTCCGCTACATCCGGTCATCGACCACATCATGTTGTACCGCGAATTGCAAAAACTGCAATCGACGTATGTCGAAGGCTTACAGAAGGTCATCAAGGAAGACGGAAAAATTCATACCCGATTTGCTCAAACGATTGCTCAGACAGGACGTCTCAGCTCCGTTAATCCGAACTTACAAAACATTCCGGTCCGGATCGAAGAAGGACGAAAAATCCGAAAAGCGTTTGTGCCGAGTGAATCAGGCTGGTCCTTGTACGCCGCCGACTATTCCCAAATCGAATTGCGGGTCATGGCTCATATGTCGGAAGACAAAACACTTGTCCAAGCGTTCTTGGATGATGCCGATATTCACACGCAGACAGCGAGCAGTGTCTTTGGTGTCGCACCGAATGACGTCACAGGCAATATGCGTCGTCAGGCGAAAGCCGTCAACTTTGGAATCATTTACGGAATCAGTGATTACGGTTTGTCGCAGAACTTGAATATTTCACGTAAAGAGGCGCAAGACTTCATCGACCGTTATTTCGAATTGTTCCCGCAAATCAAGTTGTTCATGGATGCAGCGATTGAGAAAGCACGGATGAACGGTTTTGTCGAAACGCTGATGAATCGCCGCCGGAATATTCCTGACATCAATTCGAAAAACTTTAATTTGCGCGGTTTTGCGGAACGGACGGCGATTAACACGCCGATCCAAGGTTCAGCAGCCGATATCATCAAAAAAGCCATGCTCGATGTCCATGCCGCCCTGGAAGCATCTCCGTTGCAGGCTCGTCTGTTACTGCAAGTGCACGATGAATTGATTTTTGAAGCGCCGGATGAAGAGCTGGATGCGCTCAAGACGCTAGTCAAACAAGCGATGGAACAGACGGTTCACTTGTCTGTACCATTACGTGTTGATGGTGATGCCGGTCATTCATGGTACGAAACCAAATAA
- the coaE gene encoding dephospho-CoA kinase (Dephospho-CoA kinase (CoaE) performs the final step in coenzyme A biosynthesis.), with amino-acid sequence MRIGLTGGIATGKSTVSAYLQQQGVVVIDADLVARQVIEPGGLAYEEVKAAFPTAFSEGELVRSKLGDIIFHDNEKRIILNELMHPKIRQQMLEMASQNEQAGQSIIVFDIPLLLEGDWKQLVDQVVVVYCPAKLQKQRLMERNHLTAEEAQARMDAQLDIEQKKRLADYVLTNESTREALYRQIDDWLKTIRSA; translated from the coding sequence ATGAGAATCGGACTGACCGGAGGAATTGCAACCGGAAAAAGTACGGTCTCTGCCTATCTACAACAACAGGGTGTCGTCGTCATCGATGCGGATCTTGTCGCCCGTCAAGTCATCGAACCGGGCGGGTTGGCTTATGAGGAAGTCAAAGCCGCTTTTCCGACAGCCTTTTCAGAAGGGGAACTCGTTCGTTCAAAACTCGGGGATATCATTTTTCACGATAATGAAAAGCGGATCATCCTGAATGAACTGATGCATCCGAAAATTCGGCAACAGATGTTAGAAATGGCGTCTCAAAACGAACAGGCCGGACAATCCATCATCGTTTTTGATATTCCATTACTGCTAGAAGGAGACTGGAAACAACTTGTCGATCAAGTCGTAGTGGTCTATTGCCCTGCTAAATTACAAAAGCAACGTTTGATGGAGCGGAATCATCTAACAGCAGAAGAGGCGCAAGCCAGAATGGATGCGCAACTCGATATCGAGCAGAAAAAACGTTTGGCAGACTACGTTCTGACTAATGAAAGTACACGAGAAGCATTATACCGGCAAATCGATGACTGGCTAAAAACGATTCGTTCCGCATAA